From Thermogemmata fonticola, one genomic window encodes:
- a CDS encoding RsmE family RNA methyltransferase — translation MAERFFCPDPLEVGDYVLTGPEAHHLAHVRRIELGERVVLFNGDGREYPAEVISVGRRCVVLSILSVEEAERELPVPIWVASALPKADRTDFLVEKLTELGVTRFIPLLTARSVVIPREGAVERFERAVIEASKQCGRNRLMHIDPPQRWEQFVGRTDLPPCKVLLHPNTSLPPLSGVSAAGGVLAVGPEGGFTAEEITAARENGWELMNLGPRTLRIETAALTAVARWSDPLRLSPSPPSAAAAESQAASDGTPLETGLDRAGLRSP, via the coding sequence ATGGCAGAACGATTCTTTTGCCCCGATCCATTGGAAGTTGGCGACTACGTTCTGACTGGTCCGGAAGCGCACCACCTGGCCCACGTCCGGCGCATCGAGTTGGGGGAACGTGTGGTGCTCTTCAACGGGGACGGACGAGAATACCCCGCGGAAGTGATATCCGTGGGGCGGCGATGTGTTGTTCTGAGTATTCTCTCTGTTGAGGAGGCCGAACGGGAGTTGCCTGTTCCGATCTGGGTGGCCTCGGCACTCCCCAAGGCGGATCGGACGGACTTTCTCGTGGAGAAATTGACAGAGTTGGGCGTTACCCGCTTCATTCCCCTCCTGACAGCACGGAGCGTCGTGATCCCGCGGGAAGGTGCGGTCGAGCGCTTCGAGCGCGCCGTCATCGAAGCCAGTAAACAGTGTGGTCGCAATCGTTTGATGCATATTGATCCGCCGCAGCGATGGGAACAGTTTGTTGGGCGTACCGATCTGCCTCCATGCAAGGTGCTGTTGCATCCGAACACGAGCTTGCCGCCGTTATCAGGAGTGTCCGCGGCAGGTGGCGTGTTGGCGGTTGGTCCGGAAGGAGGGTTTACCGCCGAGGAAATCACCGCCGCTCGAGAGAACGGCTGGGAACTCATGAATCTCGGCCCGCGCACTCTACGGATTGAGACCGCTGCCCTGACGGCTGTTGCCCGTTGGAGCGACCCCCTCCGCCTGAGTCCTTCACCCCCGTCGGCTGCTGCCGCTGAGAGCCAAGCAGCTTCAGATGGTACCCCTTTGGAGACAGGATTAGACCGCGCTGGGTTACGCAGTCCGTGA
- a CDS encoding DinB family protein, giving the protein MTSPAHALADEYLAGAFAVRAAVADMSREQLLARPIPGRWSTMEVVCHLADFEQVFADRIKRIIALPEPPLYLAADENLYVQALAYHERDLEEQLQLIEATRRDVARIIRHLSPEQLQKTGCHNLRGLQTLEKVIRTIINHIPHHLAFVAEKRRALGLPVLSS; this is encoded by the coding sequence ATGACTTCTCCAGCCCACGCTTTAGCGGACGAATACCTCGCTGGTGCCTTCGCGGTCCGGGCCGCTGTGGCGGATATGAGCCGGGAGCAATTACTGGCGCGGCCAATCCCTGGTCGCTGGAGCACCATGGAAGTGGTCTGCCATCTAGCCGACTTTGAACAGGTATTCGCCGATCGGATCAAGCGAATCATCGCTCTGCCAGAACCTCCGCTCTATCTGGCAGCCGATGAAAATCTCTACGTTCAAGCCCTCGCCTACCACGAACGCGATCTGGAAGAACAACTCCAGTTAATTGAAGCGACCCGGCGGGATGTGGCCCGGATCATCCGCCATTTGAGTCCGGAGCAGTTGCAAAAGACAGGGTGCCACAATCTCCGCGGCCTGCAAACACTGGAAAAGGTAATCCGTACGATCATCAATCACATCCCGCATCACTTGGCCTTCGTGGCAGAGAAGCGGCGCGCCTTGGGTTTGCCCGTGCTTTCGTCCTGA
- a CDS encoding VPS10 domain-containing protein has translation MSNRFLRAWAFFWLFIGLITLPELARSQQPLPAEDTQKQIADLERQIAELQKKLDALRKASAARPSVTLETVIQKLTWRCIGPANMGGRITAIAVVESDPTTYYVATASGGLIKTTNNGTTFTHLFDRENTVSIGDVAVAPSNPNIVWVGTGEANPRNSVSYGDGVYKSTDGGKTWRHMGLKHSFQIGKILIHPRNPDIVYVGALGRLYGPNPERGLFKTTDGGKTWNKILYVDDRTGVIDMIMDPFDPETLIVATWERRRDEFDGFYGPNTTWPTTDQYGPVITHGSGSGLYKTTDGGKTWKKLNDPSKPNGLPTVKLGRIGLDASRKTKGLIYAIIDTENVGKGRTPITAYMGISSDTASGGGVKIEEVGDGPVAKGGGKNGDIIVALDGKKIADYEAMLDYIGTKKPGDKVEFTVVRDKKEVRFVVTLGRRPDAPPPALGVTLARGPAIGGIAIESVSPDGPAAKAGMQAGDVISKIAGKSVTDQKSLRAVLQEFSPGDKVPLVYLRGKESKQVEVVLAPPVASARPFLLSPAVGGQQPNVQRDQGKDGYQTGGVFVSRDGGETWRRVNSLNPRPFYFSVIRVDPNDDKTLYVLGDTTLWRSTNGGERFAAAPARGLHPDHHALWINPKDSRHMLIGTDGGFYVTYDRGDNWDHLNVLALGQFYHVCVDNRTPYNVYGGLQDNGSWGGPSQTMRPTGPSNEDWLFLNGGDGFTCRVDLSDPDIVYATSQNGGMIRRNLRTGEVARIGARPVTPNEPLRWNWNTPFILSHHNPAIFYCGAQYVFRSINRGADLKAISPDLTASKKGTISAIAESPRSPDLLWAGTDDGNLWITRDGGQKWTNVADKLRSAGLPGPRWISSIEPSRFVEGRCYVAIDAHRSDDDKPYLFVTEDYGQSWKAITANLPPFGSTRVLREDITNPNILYCGTEFAIFVSLDRGGHWTKLNNNLPTVAIHEVAQPTTAGEIVVATHGRSIWILDVTTLRQLAPPDSTSAASAASATTSTTRTVSQPFQEPATLFAPAPVVRWKLETGRLSPYSREVRKFAGENPVRGAIIDYLLTRPAKTISLKVTDISGNTLRDFRNLSAEPGFHRVTWNLSASRGTGRTGRGAGLGVAIPAGTYRVVLTVDGKDYSQPLIVENDPKADPRAIISFDLPTPHFEEEEEEERYPRQDNDNDDLEELKDRSRN, from the coding sequence ATGAGTAACCGGTTTCTGCGTGCGTGGGCCTTCTTTTGGCTGTTCATCGGACTCATCACTCTGCCCGAACTTGCCCGTTCCCAGCAACCACTGCCTGCTGAGGACACTCAAAAGCAGATTGCCGATCTGGAACGGCAGATCGCCGAGCTGCAAAAAAAACTGGATGCGCTCCGCAAGGCCTCGGCGGCCCGTCCCTCCGTCACTCTGGAGACGGTCATCCAGAAGCTGACCTGGCGCTGCATCGGACCCGCTAACATGGGAGGGCGCATCACCGCCATCGCTGTCGTCGAAAGCGACCCCACGACTTATTACGTTGCCACCGCCTCCGGAGGATTGATCAAAACCACCAACAACGGCACCACCTTTACCCACCTTTTCGATCGAGAGAACACAGTGTCCATTGGGGATGTGGCTGTGGCTCCGAGCAATCCGAACATCGTGTGGGTCGGCACAGGTGAGGCCAATCCGCGTAACTCGGTCTCATATGGAGATGGAGTTTACAAAAGCACTGATGGTGGTAAGACTTGGCGCCATATGGGATTGAAACACTCGTTCCAAATTGGCAAAATCCTCATTCATCCCAGAAACCCCGATATCGTCTATGTAGGAGCGTTGGGACGTTTGTATGGTCCGAATCCTGAGAGAGGACTTTTCAAAACAACGGATGGCGGTAAGACCTGGAATAAAATCCTTTATGTCGATGACAGAACTGGCGTCATCGATATGATTATGGATCCCTTTGATCCCGAGACACTGATCGTTGCCACATGGGAACGGCGGCGGGATGAATTCGATGGCTTTTACGGCCCCAATACCACGTGGCCCACGACCGACCAGTACGGCCCAGTGATCACCCACGGAAGCGGTAGCGGGCTTTACAAGACAACGGACGGAGGAAAAACCTGGAAAAAATTGAATGATCCCAGCAAACCTAACGGACTGCCCACCGTCAAACTCGGACGGATCGGCCTCGATGCCTCTCGGAAAACCAAAGGGCTGATCTACGCTATCATCGACACAGAAAATGTGGGTAAAGGCCGCACTCCGATTACTGCTTATATGGGTATTTCCAGTGATACAGCTTCCGGAGGCGGAGTCAAAATTGAAGAAGTGGGAGATGGACCTGTAGCAAAAGGAGGAGGAAAAAACGGAGATATCATTGTAGCTTTAGACGGCAAAAAGATCGCAGACTATGAAGCGATGCTGGACTACATCGGCACGAAGAAACCAGGCGACAAAGTGGAATTCACAGTGGTGCGGGACAAAAAAGAGGTGCGCTTTGTGGTGACGTTGGGCCGACGTCCGGATGCACCGCCGCCTGCTTTAGGAGTCACCTTGGCCCGCGGTCCCGCCATTGGTGGAATTGCCATTGAAAGCGTCAGCCCCGATGGACCTGCCGCCAAGGCTGGTATGCAAGCAGGAGACGTCATCAGCAAGATCGCGGGCAAGAGTGTCACGGATCAAAAGTCGTTGCGAGCGGTCCTCCAAGAGTTTTCCCCTGGCGACAAAGTCCCCCTTGTTTACCTTCGCGGAAAAGAGAGCAAGCAAGTGGAGGTGGTTTTAGCCCCACCGGTCGCTTCTGCACGCCCCTTTTTGCTCAGTCCTGCCGTGGGCGGCCAGCAGCCCAACGTCCAGCGGGACCAAGGCAAGGATGGCTACCAGACCGGTGGAGTTTTCGTCTCGCGGGATGGGGGAGAGACCTGGCGGCGCGTCAATAGCCTCAATCCCCGCCCCTTCTACTTTTCGGTCATCCGGGTCGATCCCAACGACGACAAGACACTCTATGTGCTCGGTGATACGACTCTGTGGCGTTCTACAAACGGTGGGGAACGCTTCGCGGCTGCCCCAGCGCGGGGTCTGCATCCCGATCACCACGCCCTCTGGATCAATCCCAAGGACAGCCGGCACATGCTCATTGGCACGGATGGCGGTTTCTACGTCACGTATGACCGGGGTGACAACTGGGACCACCTCAACGTCCTAGCTCTGGGCCAGTTCTATCACGTCTGTGTGGATAACCGGACACCCTACAACGTCTATGGCGGCCTGCAAGATAACGGCTCCTGGGGCGGTCCTAGCCAGACGATGCGGCCTACTGGGCCGAGTAATGAAGATTGGCTTTTCCTCAACGGAGGCGACGGATTCACCTGCCGAGTCGATCTGTCCGACCCGGACATTGTGTATGCCACCAGCCAGAATGGCGGTATGATCCGACGCAACCTCCGCACCGGAGAAGTGGCTCGCATCGGTGCCCGGCCTGTGACTCCCAACGAGCCGTTGCGCTGGAATTGGAACACTCCCTTCATCCTCTCGCATCACAACCCGGCCATCTTCTACTGCGGCGCTCAGTACGTCTTCCGCTCGATCAACCGCGGCGCCGACCTCAAGGCGATCAGTCCTGATTTGACCGCCAGCAAAAAGGGCACCATTTCCGCCATCGCTGAAAGCCCGCGTTCTCCTGATCTGCTCTGGGCCGGTACCGACGACGGTAATCTCTGGATCACTCGTGATGGCGGCCAGAAATGGACCAACGTAGCGGACAAACTTCGTTCTGCGGGCCTGCCGGGTCCCCGCTGGATCAGTAGTATCGAACCCAGCCGCTTCGTGGAAGGACGGTGTTACGTTGCCATCGATGCCCATCGCTCTGATGATGATAAACCTTACCTGTTTGTCACCGAGGATTACGGCCAGAGCTGGAAAGCGATCACGGCCAACCTGCCCCCATTCGGTTCCACCCGTGTGTTGCGGGAGGATATCACCAACCCCAACATCCTTTACTGCGGCACGGAATTCGCCATTTTTGTCTCCCTCGATCGCGGTGGACATTGGACGAAACTTAACAACAATCTGCCCACCGTCGCCATTCACGAGGTGGCCCAACCGACAACAGCCGGTGAAATCGTGGTGGCAACCCATGGCCGGAGCATTTGGATCCTGGACGTAACGACATTGCGTCAATTGGCACCGCCCGACTCCACCTCGGCTGCTTCGGCTGCAAGCGCGACCACGAGTACGACCCGCACAGTCTCTCAACCGTTCCAGGAGCCGGCGACCCTATTTGCTCCCGCCCCTGTTGTTCGCTGGAAGCTCGAAACGGGCCGGCTTTCGCCTTACTCGCGTGAAGTGCGCAAATTCGCTGGCGAAAATCCGGTCCGCGGAGCCATCATCGACTACCTGCTTACCCGTCCTGCGAAAACGATCAGCCTCAAAGTCACCGATATCAGCGGCAATACCTTGCGAGATTTCCGCAATTTGTCCGCCGAGCCTGGTTTCCATCGGGTCACGTGGAATCTCAGTGCCAGCAGGGGCACGGGTCGCACCGGCCGCGGTGCCGGACTTGGCGTCGCCATCCCCGCTGGAACCTACCGCGTGGTCCTAACAGTGGATGGCAAGGATTATTCGCAGCCCCTGATCGTGGAGAATGATCCCAAGGCCGATCCGCGCGCCATCATCTCCTTCGACTTGCCGACTCCTCATTTTGAGGAGGAAGAAGAAGAGGAAAGGTACCCTCGGCAGGATAATGACAATGACGATCTGGAAGAACTCAAGGACAGGAGTCGGAACTAA
- a CDS encoding N-acetylglucosamine kinase, whose product MAVGRWVLGVDGGATTTTALLAELETGQVVGRGTGGSSNIQAVGETAALRELNTAVAAAFAAAGLRRQPVTAAALGLAGIDLDGEDVIRGWADLVDLAERLLVVNDARLLFAAGTPQDWGLAIIAGTGSIAYTRTPEGNNNRTGGWGWLLGDEGSAFQIGLRALRAVCRTADGVGPPSRLSQIVLEKLGSSQIRDLIPAVYRGSWDKAFIARLAPVVLDCAQHDEVAEQIVASQAQALARTAAAAVRQMHWSEHLIPTALSGGLFLHSEMYRARFLEYLRREGVHPEPVTLVEEPARGAVLLARQLCTDLA is encoded by the coding sequence ATGGCTGTGGGAAGATGGGTGCTGGGAGTCGATGGCGGTGCGACGACGACAACTGCCTTGCTGGCGGAATTGGAGACAGGCCAAGTGGTTGGTCGTGGGACAGGAGGTTCCTCAAACATTCAAGCGGTGGGTGAAACAGCAGCCTTGCGAGAGCTGAACACGGCAGTGGCAGCCGCATTTGCAGCGGCGGGCCTGCGTCGGCAACCTGTAACGGCAGCCGCCTTGGGGTTAGCGGGGATCGATCTAGACGGCGAGGATGTGATCCGAGGGTGGGCGGACCTGGTCGATCTTGCGGAGCGGCTTCTGGTGGTCAACGATGCACGCCTGTTATTCGCCGCCGGAACGCCACAAGATTGGGGGTTAGCTATCATTGCGGGCACTGGCTCGATTGCTTACACGCGTACTCCGGAAGGAAACAACAACCGGACCGGCGGGTGGGGTTGGCTGCTGGGAGATGAAGGAAGCGCTTTCCAAATCGGTTTGCGTGCCCTGCGAGCGGTATGCCGGACCGCGGATGGCGTGGGACCGCCTAGCCGGCTGAGCCAAATTGTTCTGGAGAAACTCGGATCGAGTCAAATTCGGGACTTGATCCCCGCGGTGTACCGGGGAAGTTGGGACAAAGCGTTCATCGCTCGGTTGGCCCCCGTGGTGCTGGATTGTGCCCAACACGACGAGGTGGCAGAGCAGATTGTGGCTTCGCAGGCTCAGGCCTTGGCACGGACGGCAGCAGCGGCCGTGCGGCAGATGCACTGGTCAGAACACCTTATTCCCACAGCCCTAAGTGGCGGGTTGTTCCTTCATAGCGAAATGTATCGAGCACGGTTCCTGGAATATCTCCGCCGAGAAGGTGTTCATCCGGAACCAGTGACGCTGGTGGAGGAACCCGCACGGGGAGCCGTCCTGCTGGCTCGACAACTTTGTACCGATCTCGCTTAA
- the rpmG gene encoding 50S ribosomal protein L33, whose product MAKKGKEARHIVKLKSEVSEHCYYTEKNKNNTKERLQLRKYDPTVRKHVIYKEASKL is encoded by the coding sequence ATGGCCAAGAAAGGGAAAGAAGCCCGGCATATTGTCAAACTCAAAAGTGAAGTCAGCGAGCATTGTTATTACACCGAGAAGAACAAGAACAACACCAAAGAGCGCTTGCAGTTGCGTAAGTATGATCCGACGGTGCGCAAGCATGTGATTTACAAGGAAGCTAGCAAGCTATAA
- the cbiQ gene encoding cobalt ECF transporter T component CbiQ — protein MAQHTDGVEASLLTCWEVRCKVAGLLGAAVGVALLRDWRPSLAAWGVALILSVVGQLRWRRLCAHLFLLGGAALPFALVLPWTLADERSPWWEWGPLALHPYGVEVGAAITLRLWAIGLLAALLIHTTRWSELLAALRRLGLPASLVWIIALARQYAHVLAQEYRRLRSALRSRGFRMRRTGHSYRTLGYACGALVVQSVERAERVWAAMRCRGFQGDFTPLMSRASCRFRDIAVCASLWSIMLLLWLWDTQW, from the coding sequence ATGGCTCAGCATACCGACGGGGTGGAGGCCTCGTTGTTGACATGCTGGGAGGTACGGTGCAAGGTTGCAGGATTACTAGGTGCAGCAGTAGGAGTGGCCTTGCTGCGCGATTGGCGTCCTTCCCTGGCGGCATGGGGAGTGGCCCTGATCCTGAGTGTCGTCGGTCAACTTCGTTGGCGCCGGCTTTGCGCTCACTTGTTCTTGTTGGGTGGAGCCGCATTGCCTTTTGCTCTGGTGTTGCCGTGGACCTTGGCCGATGAACGTTCCCCTTGGTGGGAGTGGGGGCCGTTGGCGTTGCATCCCTACGGTGTGGAGGTGGGTGCAGCGATTACTTTGCGGCTCTGGGCGATCGGTTTGCTCGCGGCCCTCCTGATCCACACGACCCGATGGTCCGAATTGCTCGCAGCGCTGCGACGCCTGGGTTTGCCGGCTTCGTTAGTGTGGATCATCGCTTTGGCACGGCAGTATGCGCACGTGCTGGCTCAAGAGTATCGCCGTCTGCGTTCCGCCCTGCGATCGCGTGGATTTCGCATGCGGCGAACAGGGCACAGCTATCGCACCTTGGGCTATGCCTGCGGCGCTCTGGTCGTCCAAAGTGTCGAACGGGCGGAACGGGTCTGGGCTGCCATGCGCTGCCGGGGATTCCAGGGAGATTTTACTCCCCTGATGTCGCGTGCTTCCTGCCGTTTCCGGGACATTGCCGTCTGC